The nucleotide window CTCCAAGATAGGGCAGACTGGACCTGGCTCTGGCCTCCATGTCCTCCCGTGCTGGGTAGGCACAGAACCTCACTGAGTGCtgtggcctgggggggggggggggtgttgggcaTGGGGTCACTGCTCCTCTCTGGTCCCACCTTGCAGGCGCCTACTGCCTCTCTGTGTCGGATTTCGACAACGCCAAGGGCCTCAATGTGAAGCACTACAAGATCCGCAAGCTCGACAGTGGTGGCTTCTACATCACCTCGCGCACACAGTTCAACAGCCTGCAGCAGCTGGTGGCCTACTACTCCAGTGAGGGCCAGCAGAGCGGATGCTGGGAGGGGGGGCCTTTGGGGCCAACCCGGGGCTGGGGCTCTTGTTACCCTGGGAGTGTGGAGCTCCtttgtccccctgcccctcctctcccttccctcttccccctcctttcctcccccccTTTTTCGTCCTGGATCCTCCCGTGCCCTCCTCCCACCAGGCCCATCccccctctttctccccctctgcaGCTGGCTGGAGAGGAGGGCACTGCCtagaggggagcagggaagggaggggggctgAGGCTGGTGTCGTTTGTCTCTGCAGCCCTAGGACCGGTCTGAACTGGttgctgggaggggagggggcggctaGACCGCTGCAGCCCATAGcccacagagggaggagggagtgggagggagcaTAAGTGGCTGCGTAGGGAGCCAGGGCGAGGGCttcaggtacacacacacacatacacacacacacacacacacacacacacacacgcgtgcgcgCAGGTCATGGGGGGGAGCATGCATGCAGTGTCTGCACATTTCGGGGCTTCCCTGGGGACACCGAAGGCTCAAGGGTCTGTGTGTACTCAGGTGGGTGGGTCTCTGTTGGTGCCTGTGTGTGTGGCCGTGGACTCTGTGTGCAGGTATGGCCTAACTTGAGAGTGCCAGTTCGTGCCCATCCTGtgccaccctcctctccttctgctgggcCGCCTGACACCCTCTACCATCTGCCACCCCTCTGTCTCCTTGGCTCTCATTCTGCAGTTCATTCTGCACACTGTTCCCCCACAGCAAAATCGATCTCAGGATAGAGACCCCCAAGTGGCTGCTCTAAACCGGGCTGGCCTCCCTGCCTTACCTGGGGCCCCTTGCCCCCGTTCACTCTCTTGCAGTGCCTCTGGCCTCCTTTCAGTTCGTGCAACCAGAGGCTTGTTCCTCTCCCAGGGCCTCTGCATGTGCATGCGTAGTGCAAACCTGCTGTTTGGAGTGGTGGGCCTTAGTCAACCACTCACTGTCCTGCAGACCCAAGCTCAGGGGccacttcctcagggaagccttcccagacTCCATCCAACCCATCTGCTGTGGCACCCATGGCTCTCCTCCGTCACACTTGTGGCCGGGAGGTGATTAAGGGAGGTGGGGCTCACTTGGCACTGtgagctccccaagggcaggaTTCCACTGGGCTTGTCCGGCACTGTGTCCTTGCCACTGACCGGGGTGGCCACCCTTTAAagtctgctgaatgaatgaatgaataattcgGTGAGCATGTGCATGAGGCAGTGTGGGCCtgtgtggggtgagggtgtgGACACTCAGGTGTGGATCCCTGGCCTCAAGGGCATCCTTTGTGTCCCCAAAGCCTGTGTGTGTACCATGTGTATATCAGACCGTGGGACGGGGAGGTCCCAGGGCAGACCCCCTGCCTGAACTCtacctccctgcctctgtcttcagAACATGCCGATGGCCTGTGCCACCGCCTCACCACCGTGTGCCCCACATCCAAGCCACAGACTCAGGGGCTGGCCAAGGATGCCTGGGAGATCCCTCGGGAGTCTCTGCGGCTGGAGGTCAAACTGGGCCAGGGCTGTTTCGGAGAGGTGTGGATGGGTAAGGCCTTGCCTCTGCCCCCAGAGGAAACCATGGTCCCCTTGGGGGGGCTCTGGTGTCCCCAGTCGAGAACCAGGGAGATGTCCATCCCATAGGACAGCTCAAGGTCCCAGGGCTCCCCCACAACCCTTCACCTCCATGAGTCTCAGTTGCCTCTGCTGAACAGtgggctctattttttttttttttttttttaagattctatgtatttattcatgagagacacacagagagaggcagaggcagagggagaagcaggctctctgcggggagcccaatgtgggacttgattccaggatcccgggatcacgccctgaaccaaaggcagacattcaactgctgagccacccaggtgcccccagtgggCTGTGTTTTAAAGGTGGAGCTCCCCCACACCTCTGCAAACCATGGCACCTGTTTGCCGAGAGCTGCTTGGGGCTGGGCATCCCGATTCCCCAAAGATGCTGTGTGGTCCAGGCCAGGTGGCTCCACTGTGAGTCTTAGTCCTCCTCAGTGTAAAGTGGAGATGAGGATAATAGGACCCACCCGCGGACTGTGAGAGAACGCTGGCCCAGTGTGCATCCACACGTTAGTGCTTAGCCGCGGGACGTGAAGCCTCAGCTCTCAGAGGGAGTGCTTGGAAGCACAAGGTCTGGCATGTTCTGGGCCTGTTCACGATCTCCTGTCTAACCCTGGAGAAATGGCAAAACTGTCCTTGAAAACAAACACCATGAAACCCTGACAAAATGCAGGCACCCTCTGCTTGGTTCCTGCTGCCACAGAGGAATCAGGGAGGTTGGTGTGAGACAGGCAAGACAGTCTTAAGCCCGTGGCTTCAGCTGGGGAATCATCATGTGCCGTCATGTAAGCCCCAGTGTTCACTTGGCACCACTGTCTCCACTTTCCTCCTCTCAGGGGAGAGCAAGGACAGTTCCTGGGTGGGAGGCCCTGCAGGGACACAGGCCTGCAGGCTGGTCAGGCCAAGTCAGGAAAGGGGAAGTGCTGGCTTTtagctggggagaggggagggggatgttCCGGAGACTGCAAAGACTCATTCCTGGCACACGTGTGTGGTAGTAGCTGTGGACACTGCAGGTAGACTCATGAAGTGGCAGGTACAGATCCCCAGACATTGTGCTGGAGGTGCCCCAGAGGTAGGCCTGGGCCCCCACTCTCAGATGGAGGCCCAGAGACTGGGAGGAATGGGCCCAGGGCCACTCATCAGAGGACCTTGGGTCCAGTGTGCTAAGAACTCGGATTAAACACGCTGCTCTAGCACACAACTTCCCCCAAGGCCTCTCAGTGTGAAAATccagataataataaaatgacaagtgTAACTATTATTTACCGAGCCCTCACAGTCGGTTGGGCCCAGAGCctaaaatctcatttaattctcaaacaaCCCCGCAGGGAGACACTATAACATCTGCATTTTCCAGAGGAGAAGACGGGCTCAGAGAAGGGAACTGACTGGCCCACGGTCTCACTGCTGTCAGGAGGCAGAGTTGGGCTTCAGACCCTGGCCAGTCTGACCTTCACGCCCTCTGTGTCTGGTCCAGGCCTTGCTTTTTAGAGAGCATGCCTCTCGTGGAGGTGGCTTTGTCCTGAGGCCAGCTCTGCTTCCCCCGCCAGCCCCATTCATTTGCTAACTCCTGACTCACCTCCTGTGTGCTGCCCAGAAGGAACACGGTCACTCAGGAGAGAGTAGTTGAGTTTTGGGGCCATGATTGTCCATCTCTTTGGTGAAAGTGCTGCTTTTTGGGACATTCCTAATAATGGCAATCCCAACAAAAGATCAACGGCCACTGTTTCTTGAGTGTGTACCAGAGATTCATTCCATCCTTTTAATAACTCCCTGAGGAGTGGCCTGTCGTGGTTCAGAAAGGGGCTGGACCTTGGCTGGGCTTGTCACGTGGCTAGGGAGGCCAGGGCTAAAACTGGTACGCAGGCAGGCAGATGCGGGTCCCTGTGGGATGTAAATAGGGGGACCTTCACTGAGGCAGCCTGTACCCCTGTCCACAGGAACCTGGAACGGAACCACCAGGGTGGCCATCAAAACCCTGAAGCCAGGCACGATGTCTCCAGAGGCCTTCCTGCaggaggctcaggtcatgaagaaactgaggcacgagAAGCTGGTGCAGCTGTACGCGGTGGTGTCTGAGGAGCCCATCTACATCGTCACAGAGTACATGAGCAAGGGTGAGGCCCGAGAGACCCGCGTGGAGATGCATGGGGCAGTCCCTTCCTGGGCAGGAGGGCACGCGCTTCATGTCCCCCCAGATCTAGagtgtacattttattttacaaatatattttttaaagatttatttatttatttattcagagagagaaagagagagagagagaggcagagacacagacacaggcagagggagaagcaggctccgtgcaggaagcctgacgtgggactcaatcccgggtcccccgGGCTgctggcggcgctaaaccactgcgccaccggggctaccctagagtgtacattttattttttatttttttttttttatttttttttatttatttatgataggcacacagtgagagagagagaggcagagacacaggcagagggagaagcaggctccatgcaccgggagcccgatgtgggactcgatcccgggtctccaggatcgcgccctgggccaaaggcaggcgccaaactagagtgtacattttaaaaggtgGAACAGAATAGAACCAACTTGTCATGTCAATGGAAAGTCAAGCCAAAGGTTgcctttctcattttgttttgtttttaatgatttcccACAATGCATCTTTTCTCCCTCCAGTTTGCTGGTTTTCTAAAGCCATCTGTCATTCTGCATCTGAAAGAGAAGTCCCCCAACCCTCCAAGCTGAGCCACTTCTGGGACAAGTCCCTGGCTTGAcctttacttaatttttaaattagttgaATTATTCAAAATGTGCTTTTCAGAGGCATAATTTGCAGATGATAGAATCCAATATTTTAAGCATCCAGTTCGATGAGTTTTAACAAACGGACACTCTGTGTTTCCCTTACCACGACTGAGCTACAGGAGATCTCCCCAGAAAACTCTCTTGTTGCCCCTTGCAGACAAGTACCTTCCAGCGCTCAAGGCAGGTAgtagctctctctctgtcatcacGGGTGTTTCTTCTAGAACTTCACACGTGTTCTCATTTACATCCGAGGTTCATCCTTGTCACATGTATCAGTAGTACGTTTTGTTTCTATCGCTGGGCAGTAGCAGTGCATCGCAGGGACGGACCACAGTCTCTGTGCTCCTGGAAGgagacattgggttgtttcccaTCCCACTTTGCCTTCTGAGTGATGAATGCTGAGAGAGTCTTCCTTCCGAGACGGGTTTATGTGAAATCTGCTGTGCCGCTTAGAGCGAGGCTGGCCTGCGGAGGTGGACAGGATGTGGGAATCGCTGCTTCCTGGCTCAGGGAGGACAGGGCCGGGACTAGTGCCGCTTTCTTTCCtcccagggagtctgctggacTTCCTCAAGGGGGAGACAGGCAAGTACCTGCGACTACCTCAGCTGGTGGACATGGCCGCTCAGGTGAgtccacccctcccacctctcacAGCCTTGGCCCTAGAACACTCCGTCCCTCTTAGCTCAGTAGCTCAGCTGGTTTTATCCGCATGAGGGATCCCTCCAGGCAGCTTGCCTTGACTGCCCCCCACACTCTTGAATCTCACCACATTTACCACCGGGCAGAGAAAAGAACCTTTGCTGGGCCAGTATCCGAGGTCAGTGAGGAGGTTATTCAGTCACTCGATAACCATGCATTAGAACTTGCTTGCTGTAGGTGGTGCTCAACAGTCATCTCTTCATTAATCCTTATCCCAATCAGGGGAGGTAGGACTGGCTGTCACTCCGTTTGACATAAGAAAACAGGTTCAGAGAGGGGACTCAGGACAGCAGGCAGGACCTGGCACTCGCCTGTATCGGTGGGGCATCTGGGGCCTCTTTTTCATGGTCACCTGCCTTCCGGGCTGTATCTTGTCTATGTTTCCTCTTTGCTCTTGCCCTTTGTCCTGCATTTCCTCTTTCTGCTAAGTGCTGGTCCTGCTTTCTGTGCCAACGGTGCTTATTGTAAGCAGACTTTACTAGCCAGAAGACTAGGGCATCTGATTGGCTCTCTGGGCATGTGACCCGTGACCTTGGGGacaggggggcaggggtggtcCCTGAGCCGGGTTCCTTGGGTTCTGCCCGCAGATCGCCTCAGGCATGGCCTACGTGGAACGGATGAACTACGTCCACCGTGACCTCCGTGCTGCCAACATTCTGGTTGGAGAGAATCTCGTGTGCAAAGTGGCCGACTTTGGGCTGGCCCGGCTCATTGAAGACAACGAGTACACCGCCCGGCAAGGTGGGCAGGGTCTAGGTCCTTGCCATCTggccttctctgagcctgtttctgcctctgtccaGTGAGGATGAGAGTGGTACCTCCTGGCAGCATGGTCATGACACTCTACTGAGCCTCCCCTGATCTTTCTCCCTCCCGCAGGTGCCAAATTCCCCATCAAGTGGACAGCTCCGGAAGCGGCCCTCTATGGCCGATTCACCATCAAGTCAGATGTGTGGTCCTTTGGGATCCTGCTGACGGAGCTCACGACAAAGGGGCGGGTGCCCTACCCCGGTAAGAGGGCTCTCTGTGGCCCATCTTTGATCCCTGAACCCCTCTGCCCTGGTGATCTAGGGCAAACCACACCCCTTCCcaggctcagtttccccatctgtataaTAAAGAGGTTGAGTATCCCATCTTAGGGGCTCTCTGGTCAGGGCTCTCTGCCATGGGAGGGGACTTACCCGTGATCACAGCCCCCTGCCCTAGGCGAGAGGTCATCTCTGCTCTCCTCATCATCCTCCCCCCACCTGGCTTTCCTCACAAGAGCCAGTCTCCTCATGCTTCCCTCTACCCACAGGGATGGTCAACCGTGAGGTGCTTGACCAGGTGGAACGGGGCTACCGGATGCCCTGCCCGCCTGAGTGTCCCGAGTCCCTGCACGACCTCATGTGCCAGTGCTGGCGGAAGGAGCCTGAGGAACGACCCACCTTTGAGTACCTGCAGGCCTTCCTGGAGGACTACTTCACATCCACCGAGCCCCAGTACCAGCCGGGAGAGAACCTATAGGGAGCAAGCTACAGGGCCAGACTGGCTTCTCGGCTTGGATCCTGGGCTGGGTGGCCCCTGATGTAGGATCTTGCCTCCCTCCGCCTGCCTGCATTGATCCCCTCTGTGGGGCTGAATTGTCAGTGATGAGGCCCCTCCCTCTTTTGTGGCATGGAAGGGCTTGGGGCCTGGGGTGGCCTCGGGGACAGGGTCCAAGGCTGGCACAGTGACTGCATCCCGGTTCCTGCTCCGGCCACATGTGTCCCCCCAGCCTTCCCTTCTGGAGCTCTGTGCTGCTCAgcaggaggaagcaggaagaaggACGGGCTGCTCCCCACATTGGCTCCTTCCCACTTCCATGTCATCCCAGGTCTGCCTCCAGAGCTGGCCGAAGAGCCTTTCCAAAGAGGAGTGATGGGCCCCTGGCCCACGGCCTGCCCGCCACCCTACCCCTTGCCGTCCATTTCTGAAACACCTGTTGGTGGAAGCTGCTGGCTCCAGGCCCCTCTGCCACGGCTCCCCGGCTGTGCAGCTGAGGTGTAGCTTGACTTCATGGTGGTGGGTAGGGTGGGCACCCCCCTCAAGTCCTGTTCTTAGACCCCACGGACCCTGAGAGATCACCAATTCCTTGTCCTCATAGTACCCCTGGGGAAACAGTCCAGAGAGGggatgtgacttgcccaagaccacagagAAGTTCAGGGTTGAGGTGGGTTCGGAACCCGGTGCTCCCTCTGTCTTCCTCAGGAACCAACAAGATTGTCCTTGGAGGCAGCGTGGACAGCCCAGGGCAGCCTAGGGGACCAGGGGCCTGAGGCTGAATTAGAGATAGCAGAGAGAGTCCTGCTGCCACTGCCTGCCTGGCGGGGCTGCTGTGCAGGGAGAGAGTGGAGGGGGACGGAGGGCGGGGCTAGGAATGAGGGGTGACCATGCAGGCGTTGGGAAGATGTCGAACAGAATGTGAGTGGTTCTCATCCTTGGGGCCAGCCAGCATGAAAGAGAGTGAGCTCCCAGGCTCCGGACGCAATTGAACAGAAATAGAAGATCTAAGTGGTTGGGCGGTCCTGGCCTCAGGAGGAACCCCAGTTTGTCCTGTGTCATTTCAATGCCTGgcgcctgccctcctccccaagtTGGCACCCCTTAACTCATGAGCGGGGAAAGGAGTACCTAATGCTGGGGTGGGAGAGGATGAGTGTCCGCTGCTATGTGCCAAGCCTGGCTGTGCTGGCGGTGTGACCTCGGGTGGCCCCTGCTTCCTCCCTCGGCtgcagtgtctgccttcatgtGTGGCCGTGGCCTCTGCAACTGCTCTGCTCCAGACCCTGTGGCCTGGCATCACTTGGTGAGCCCCGCCTGGGGCATCCGGAGGCTCTCTGGCCCTAGCTCTGGTGTTTAGCCTTAGGGTATGTGGTGGCTCCTCCCTGGGCCTTGGTGTGCCCATCTTAAAAGGGGTGGCTGACGGTTTGTGGGCATCTTGCCAAGGGCcccatgtgtgtgtatgtgcgttgtgtgtgtgtgcacatgtgtgttctTCCATGTATGTCCatatttaacatgtaaaaatgctCCCCTGCTCTGTCCCCGAGACATGTTGTACATTTCACCCACAGCCCCCCATCATAGCAATAACATTCCTGCTGCCAGGGGTGCTCgagccagccaggccctgccAGTGGGAAAGGAGGCCAAGCGGTGCCTGCCTATGAAATTTCAACTTTTCCTTTCATACATGTTTATTACGCAAGTCTGCTGTCCGTCCCAGTCGGATCTGGGCTCGCTGACCCCGGCGTGCTCTCAAGTCCCCCTTCCAGCTGCCCGGGGCCCTTTGTATAAGGTGTCctaatactgttttgttttgtttttttaaataaacagtgtTTTGTAGATTTCAGATGACTATGCAGAGGCCTAGGGGACCCTCAGctctgggcagggcctgggggtccCAGATTTCACGGCCCAGGCTTGGGGGGGAGGGATCCAGAATTGGTTGTAAATACTTTGCATATTGTCTGATTAAACACAAACAGACCTCAAAGTTTGGCCTGtggtttattgagcatctaccgTGTGCTGGAGAGTGAGAGGGGTGGGATGTGAGGACAGACTGTGGTGGGAGGGGCCTTGTTCGGGCCACGCTGGTGGCTAGAGGGCTTTAGGCCAGGGGGAGACGTGATCAGATTGGAGACAGACTGCACCTGTCTGCACTCACCAGAGTGAGCACATCTGGCAGAGGCTGGCTTGTGTCTGACATGCACCAGTGAAGCCAGGACTCCCACAGGGTGAGCCATTCAGGATGCAGATGCCCTGGGTGGATGGTGGCAGTTGACACTCTGGGGGCCGGGAGGGACTGTCAGGCCTGTGTGGGGTCACAGGCGTGCTTACAGGGTgatgtggctgtgtgtgtgctgtgtttTGCAGGAGCGCCAGGCTGGGGTGGAGCTGGATCCACTCTAGAGAAAAACCCAAAGACCTTTCGTCTCCTCCCTTTTCCCTCACCACTAAGGGACACAACTAGGTAGTTATTTGCGACAGTCTATATGAAGACATTTATCTTACGTGAGAACGTGAGACCACACATGTGTTCGTGTGTCACCTCTGGCCGTAATAAGGgtccaattaaaaacaaatttcagaattAGGACATTTCTCTCTGCAGTAGTATTTTCATAAGCCAAATCCCATAGTATCCAGGTCAGAATGGACACCCAGAGACTCCATGGGTATGGGCATGACTTGGGAGCGTAAGAGCATGGATGTTTGTGGCATGTGTCCTCTTTGCTCCTGGGACTGTGTGCCTAGGACGTGTGTGCCTTCGTGTTCACGTGGGTATATAAGTTTACCCATGGGTGTCTGTGTAGGTGTATGTGGACATGTGTTCGGGTGGTTTGTGAGTCTGGGGCTCCTGGGACTGTGTATCTAGCTGTGTGAACCTTTATGTTCACATGGGTGTGTGAATGGGAGGTCTGCCCGAGGCTGTGTGCATCTGTAAATACACATGTCCAGGTCGTGTGCCAGCCTGCAGGCTCCTGGGGTAAGTGTGTACCTGGGTATGAGTGGGGTGTGAAACCAGTGTGTCTGTTTTCTCCCGCTGTGTGTGCAAGGATTTGTGTGTAGCACATGAATACAAATGCAGGTAGTTGGTGCCTGAGCTTTGGGCTCCGGGGGCCGGGCACCGATGCGTGCAGCTGGTTCTGTGGGATCAGAGGGCGCACACAGCGTTGGCCGCTCCTGGCAGGGCCCACGTGcgctgggctggggctggaggaacTCAGGAACACGTGCCAGCAGGCCAGGGGTGTGCCTCAGCCCTCACGGGGACAGGGACAAGGCGCTCACCCTGCACGGCAGGTGGGGAGCACACCTGTACGATGCTGGGTGGTGGGCCCAGGGCGTGGGGCCTCGCTGAGCCCCCCTTCTCTGCACCTATCTTGCtctgcatttctctgtgtctctctgtctctgtctccgtcAGTCTCCCGCCTCTGTCGGCCTCTCCAGTCTCTGGCTGTCTGACCCTGGCTCTCTGtctcaacatttctttttctttctttctactcccccccccccccccccccttctctatAGTTTCCAGCGCAGCTCTGTGCGCTTCTGAGTTTCTGTCTGTTTCGGGCTGTTGCTGGCTTCTCTTTTGCTCTGTGCCTggctgctgtctctctctctcctgtttctctgtgtctctgtctcacacattttcttcttcatcaatCTCTCTGGCTTCTGACTCGTCCTCAGGCCCTCCCACGGGTCCGTGCTTCTGCCCAAGCTCTTTACACGATGGAGAatgccctttcttttctctctgcaacgtggcaaactcctattcatccttcaaaacacATCTCAGAGGCCACAGACCACCCGTCGGAGCTTCCCCTGACTCCCCTGGAACTTGCAAACGCTGCTGTGCTCGTTCACAAAGCTCACCCACTAGAACAAGAGCCTGAGGGCCTGGGGAAATTCTAGCTGATGCCCCCAGATCTGGCCCACATGGATGGCGTCGTCTGGTCAGGGAAGGGAGGCGGGAAAGCTGCTGTCTCCCCCACCTCTCGTCTCTGGCTCCTCCTCTGGTTTTGATCCCTCTCTCTGGGCTGCTGTCCAGTTTGCTTTTGCTCGACTTGTGAGAGAGACAGTGGAGAGGTGAGAGGTGAGAGGTGTGCCGTCTGCTGGGGCCACTGCCCCACAGCCCCTCTGCTTGCTCCTCCTGCAGCCCTGTCCTGATTCTAGCCCACTTCAGGGGGTGGGAGACCTGGGTCCCCCACGTCCTCTCCACCTTCCCTTCCTGGACTCAGTGTTTTTCTTATgccacatgcttttttttttttttccttggaggAAAATGAGATGCTttccttcatgaaaaaaaatgatac belongs to Canis lupus familiaris isolate Mischka breed German Shepherd chromosome 24, alternate assembly UU_Cfam_GSD_1.0, whole genome shotgun sequence and includes:
- the SRC gene encoding proto-oncogene tyrosine-protein kinase Src isoform X1 produces the protein MGSNKSKPKDASQRRRSLEPAENTHGGGGGAFPTSQTPSKPASADGHRGPSTAFPSAAAEPKLFGGFNSSDTVTSPQRAGPLAGGVTTFVALYDYESRTETDLSFKKGERLQIVNNTRKVDVSQTWFTFRWLQREGDWWLAHSLSTGQTGYIPSNYVAPSDSIQAEEWYFGKITRRESERLLLNAENPRGTFLVRESETTKGAYCLSVSDFDNAKGLNVKHYKIRKLDSGGFYITSRTQFNSLQQLVAYYSKHADGLCHRLTTVCPTSKPQTQGLAKDAWEIPRESLRLEVKLGQGCFGEVWMGTWNGTTRVAIKTLKPGTMSPEAFLQEAQVMKKLRHEKLVQLYAVVSEEPIYIVTEYMSKGSLLDFLKGETGKYLRLPQLVDMAAQIASGMAYVERMNYVHRDLRAANILVGENLVCKVADFGLARLIEDNEYTARQGAKFPIKWTAPEAALYGRFTIKSDVWSFGILLTELTTKGRVPYPGMVNREVLDQVERGYRMPCPPECPESLHDLMCQCWRKEPEERPTFEYLQAFLEDYFTSTEPQYQPGENL
- the SRC gene encoding proto-oncogene tyrosine-protein kinase Src isoform X3; translated protein: MGSNKSKPKDASQRRRSLEPAENTHGGGGGAFPTSQTPSKPASADGHRGPSTAFPSAAAEPKLFGGFNSSDTVTSPQRAGPLAGGVTTFVALYDYESRTETDLSFKKGERLQIVNNTRKVDVREGDWWLAHSLSTGQTGYIPSNYVAPSDSIQAEEWYFGKITRRESERLLLNAENPRGTFLVRESETTKGAYCLSVSDFDNAKGLNVKHYKIRKLDSGGFYITSRTQFNSLQQLVAYYSKHADGLCHRLTTVCPTSKPQTQGLAKDAWEIPRESLRLEVKLGQGCFGEVWMGTWNGTTRVAIKTLKPGTMSPEAFLQEAQVMKKLRHEKLVQLYAVVSEEPIYIVTEYMSKGSLLDFLKGETGKYLRLPQLVDMAAQIASGMAYVERMNYVHRDLRAANILVGENLVCKVADFGLARLIEDNEYTARQGAKFPIKWTAPEAALYGRFTIKSDVWSFGILLTELTTKGRVPYPGMVNREVLDQVERGYRMPCPPECPESLHDLMCQCWRKEPEERPTFEYLQAFLEDYFTSTEPQYQPGENL
- the SRC gene encoding proto-oncogene tyrosine-protein kinase Src isoform X2, with the translated sequence MGSNKSKPKDASQRRRSLEPAENTHGGGGGAFPTSQTPSKPASADGHRGPSTAFPSAAAEPKLFGGFNSSDTVTSPQRAGPLAGGVTTFVALYDYESRTETDLSFKKGERLQIVNNTEGDWWLAHSLSTGQTGYIPSNYVAPSDSIQAEEWYFGKITRRESERLLLNAENPRGTFLVRESETTKGAYCLSVSDFDNAKGLNVKHYKIRKLDSGGFYITSRTQFNSLQQLVAYYSKHADGLCHRLTTVCPTSKPQTQGLAKDAWEIPRESLRLEVKLGQGCFGEVWMGTWNGTTRVAIKTLKPGTMSPEAFLQEAQVMKKLRHEKLVQLYAVVSEEPIYIVTEYMSKGSLLDFLKGETGKYLRLPQLVDMAAQIASGMAYVERMNYVHRDLRAANILVGENLVCKVADFGLARLIEDNEYTARQGAKFPIKWTAPEAALYGRFTIKSDVWSFGILLTELTTKGRVPYPGMVNREVLDQVERGYRMPCPPECPESLHDLMCQCWRKEPEERPTFEYLQAFLEDYFTSTEPQYQPGENL